In the Bremerella alba genome, one interval contains:
- a CDS encoding Gfo/Idh/MocA family oxidoreductase, translated as MPQSKLSRRHFLQGSAAATMVAGTGFHQLASAAESKSPNELLDIACIGVQNRASSNVRGVSGQNLVAMCDIDDSYLNQALKQYDKQKSNRYNDFRVLLDKEKNIDAVVVSTPDHTHAPASMWAMQLGKHVYCEKPMTHTVHEAREMTNFAVKNKLATQLGTQIHAGNNYRRVVEAVQAGAIGNVKHVDVWVGKGWGGGKVPTDKPAIPKGIHWDVWLGPAEYRTYSPVYMPAQWRRWWDFGGGTLGDMGCHYIDLVFWALKLKYPTKVSAEGPEPDAHTAPMGLTVNYEFPKTEVAPAVTMQWRDGDNCPKEINGHKVPGSGVMFHGDKGMMLATYGNFTLLPEDDFQTWKAPEQTIPNSIGHYEEWIQACKEGTPTTCSFDYSGPLTETVLLGNVAYRSGGPIEWDAKNLKVTNNDSANQFIERKYREGWRI; from the coding sequence ATGCCACAGTCGAAACTCAGCCGTCGTCACTTTCTCCAAGGGTCTGCTGCCGCCACGATGGTCGCTGGCACCGGATTTCATCAGCTGGCCTCAGCCGCCGAATCGAAGTCACCCAACGAGCTCTTGGATATCGCGTGCATCGGCGTACAGAACCGTGCCTCGTCGAACGTTCGCGGTGTTAGTGGGCAAAACCTGGTCGCCATGTGCGATATCGACGACAGCTATTTGAACCAAGCGCTGAAGCAGTACGACAAACAGAAGTCCAATCGGTATAACGATTTCCGTGTTCTGCTGGACAAAGAAAAGAACATCGACGCTGTTGTGGTCAGTACGCCAGATCACACGCACGCTCCGGCTTCAATGTGGGCGATGCAGCTTGGCAAGCATGTTTACTGTGAAAAGCCGATGACCCACACGGTGCATGAAGCCCGCGAGATGACCAACTTCGCGGTCAAGAACAAGCTGGCCACGCAGCTCGGTACGCAGATTCACGCTGGCAACAACTATCGCCGCGTGGTTGAAGCCGTTCAGGCTGGTGCAATTGGCAATGTAAAGCACGTCGACGTCTGGGTCGGCAAAGGCTGGGGCGGCGGTAAGGTTCCGACCGACAAGCCGGCCATTCCCAAAGGTATCCACTGGGATGTCTGGCTCGGCCCCGCTGAGTACCGCACCTATTCACCCGTCTACATGCCCGCCCAGTGGCGACGCTGGTGGGACTTCGGTGGAGGCACCCTCGGCGACATGGGCTGTCATTACATCGACCTGGTCTTCTGGGCACTCAAGCTGAAGTACCCCACGAAGGTTTCTGCCGAAGGCCCCGAGCCTGACGCTCATACGGCACCGATGGGTCTCACCGTGAACTACGAGTTCCCCAAGACCGAAGTCGCCCCGGCCGTGACCATGCAATGGCGCGACGGCGACAACTGCCCCAAGGAAATCAACGGACACAAGGTCCCCGGCTCAGGCGTCATGTTCCACGGCGACAAAGGGATGATGTTGGCCACCTACGGCAACTTCACCCTGCTACCGGAAGACGACTTCCAAACGTGGAAAGCCCCTGAGCAGACCATCCCGAATTCCATCGGCCACTACGAGGAATGGATTCAGGCCTGTAAAGAAGGAACGCCCACGACTTGCAGCTTCGACTACAGCGGCCCGCTGACCGAAACGGTTCTGCTGGGCAATGTCGCCTACCGCAGCGGCGGACCGATCGAGTGGGACGCGAAGAACCTGAAGGTCACCAACAACGACTCGGCCAATCAGTTCATCGAGCGTAAGTATCGTGAAGGCTGGCGGATTTAG